In one Rhodohalobacter sp. 614A genomic region, the following are encoded:
- a CDS encoding Ig domain-containing protein, with the protein MNRRLKTFLLFTTLLFLPVGILHAQLVKDLGRQIEVPNITNLQSSATHLYVLSESEGLVVFRALSDSLQWLYSSTGMQQRGHTLESDIRFAYLYGDARRLTVIEPTSVLGVYSSTVLPDVPHSAKRIGNDLFIALGNSGFGRISLETPESVDAGFETIHENNTLDLATDGGQTLFVLQAGGILNIYTVREGRVNLSEEVEVGHNLNKLFLIEGELMGSDSDGNIYLINSDGDTQQIADVLNSVDKISTWKDRTIVRTENADLWMEDSAGNFNRWKSGERSGNYFTISEDTFWITEYNKVVPIVEQTSQRQPSNAGTSTSGSFQLSEINNVVLPYPRPLLLPIEFESEVNLNDVSLSYSASFDNAQIRGNTFYWQPTATQSGRHNVTITASLADGRSDSTQFIINLRPFNSPPRFTPTRPISIPVGEMFELQISAIDPDGMDQSLNRYLGVDMPNGAHINEQTGRFTWEPSEREVGEHSFRVIATDQYGAAASQDYTINVVELSAQSGEEDLFEQ; encoded by the coding sequence ATGAACAGACGTCTGAAAACATTTTTACTTTTTACCACACTTTTATTTCTCCCTGTTGGAATTTTACACGCTCAACTTGTTAAAGATCTCGGCCGGCAAATTGAAGTTCCCAACATTACGAACCTGCAAAGTTCGGCAACCCACCTTTATGTTCTATCAGAAAGTGAAGGGCTCGTTGTTTTTCGTGCTCTGAGTGATTCCCTCCAATGGCTTTACTCTTCAACCGGCATGCAACAACGTGGCCACACGCTCGAAAGTGATATCCGTTTTGCCTATCTCTACGGAGATGCCCGAAGGCTTACGGTTATTGAACCGACCTCTGTACTGGGCGTTTATTCATCCACAGTATTGCCGGATGTTCCGCACTCGGCCAAACGCATTGGCAATGATCTTTTCATTGCACTTGGCAACTCCGGATTTGGACGCATTAGCCTGGAAACACCGGAAAGTGTAGATGCTGGCTTCGAAACCATTCATGAAAACAACACGCTGGACCTTGCAACGGATGGAGGACAAACTCTATTTGTACTACAAGCGGGAGGAATTCTCAACATTTATACTGTTCGCGAAGGAAGGGTGAACCTGAGTGAAGAAGTTGAAGTCGGACACAACCTGAATAAATTATTTTTGATTGAAGGCGAATTAATGGGATCAGATAGCGATGGAAATATTTATCTGATCAATTCAGACGGTGATACGCAACAGATTGCCGATGTTCTTAATTCTGTTGATAAAATTTCAACATGGAAAGACAGAACGATTGTTCGTACAGAAAATGCCGATCTCTGGATGGAGGATTCGGCCGGGAATTTCAACCGCTGGAAATCGGGAGAGCGTTCAGGAAATTATTTCACAATATCTGAAGACACATTTTGGATTACTGAGTACAACAAAGTGGTACCTATTGTGGAACAAACCTCGCAGCGGCAACCCTCAAATGCTGGCACATCCACATCCGGATCTTTTCAACTCAGCGAAATCAATAATGTGGTTCTTCCCTATCCCCGGCCATTACTTCTGCCTATAGAATTTGAATCGGAGGTAAACTTAAATGATGTCTCCTTGAGTTACAGCGCTTCGTTTGATAATGCCCAAATTCGCGGCAACACATTTTACTGGCAGCCCACGGCTACCCAATCCGGCCGACACAACGTAACGATTACCGCCTCGCTGGCTGACGGGCGATCGGACAGTACTCAATTTATTATCAACTTAAGGCCATTTAATTCACCTCCACGATTTACTCCTACCCGCCCAATTTCTATACCGGTTGGCGAAATGTTTGAACTTCAGATTAGCGCCATTGACCCGGACGGAATGGATCAATCCCTTAACCGATACCTTGGAGTGGACATGCCGAACGGCGCTCACATCAACGAACAAACCGGAAGATTTACCTGGGAACCCTCGGAAAGAGAGGTCGGAGAACATTCATTCCGCGTAATTGCGACCGATCAATACGGAGCTGCTGCTTCCCAGGATTATACTATTAATGTTGTGGAACTCTCCGCTCAATCAGGTGAAGAAGATCTGTTTGAACAGTGA
- the mutY gene encoding A/G-specific adenine glycosylase gives MSDFPDKILEWYYHHKRDLPWRATDDPYKIWISEIMLQQTRVDTVIPYYERFLERFPTIYDLADADQQSVLKCWEGLGYYSRGRNLHHASKMVVENFDGQLPSTWKEITSLKGIGPYSASAILSIAFQKKHAVVDGNVIRVLSRYYGIQDDIRKSATKNRIQELADDLVPEDVPGDFNQAVMELGATVCTPQSPDCLTCPVSSDCVAANSAQTDVIPYKSPAKKVPHHQIGIGIIIRENQEVLIAHRKEDAMLGGLWEFPGGKQENDENIQDTVHRELREELGVEVKIIEPFMRLKHAYSHFKITLHSFICQITDGTPSPKTSQKIKWVPIDTLGEYPFPKANRDLTNKLRSKEFLQKELNL, from the coding sequence GTGAGCGATTTTCCGGATAAAATTTTAGAATGGTATTATCATCATAAGCGCGATCTCCCCTGGCGGGCGACTGACGATCCCTATAAAATCTGGATTTCGGAGATCATGCTTCAACAAACCCGGGTTGATACGGTCATTCCCTATTACGAACGATTTCTTGAGCGATTTCCCACCATTTATGATCTGGCCGATGCTGATCAACAATCGGTTTTAAAATGCTGGGAAGGTTTAGGGTATTACAGCCGTGGGCGGAATCTTCACCACGCCTCAAAAATGGTTGTGGAAAATTTTGATGGTCAATTACCTTCCACCTGGAAAGAGATCACTTCACTAAAAGGAATTGGACCGTACTCGGCATCTGCCATTCTAAGTATCGCTTTCCAAAAAAAGCATGCCGTTGTTGATGGAAATGTGATTCGCGTTTTATCCCGTTATTATGGAATTCAGGATGATATCCGAAAATCAGCCACTAAAAATAGAATCCAAGAGTTGGCTGATGATTTAGTTCCGGAGGATGTACCCGGCGATTTCAACCAGGCCGTGATGGAATTGGGAGCAACGGTTTGCACTCCTCAGAGTCCGGATTGTCTAACCTGTCCTGTTTCTTCAGATTGTGTAGCGGCAAATAGTGCTCAAACGGATGTAATCCCATACAAATCACCGGCAAAAAAAGTACCGCATCATCAAATTGGTATTGGAATTATCATCCGGGAAAATCAGGAAGTTTTAATCGCTCATCGAAAAGAAGATGCAATGCTGGGCGGACTCTGGGAATTTCCCGGCGGAAAGCAGGAAAACGATGAAAATATCCAAGATACTGTACACCGCGAATTACGGGAAGAGCTTGGAGTGGAAGTAAAAATTATTGAACCGTTTATGCGGTTGAAGCATGCCTATTCTCATTTTAAAATTACGTTACATTCTTTTATCTGTCAGATCACAGATGGTACGCCGTCACCCAAAACCAGTCAAAAAATAAAGTGGGTGCCAATCGATACTTTGGGTGAATATCCTTTTCCAAAAGCAAACCGAGACCTTACCAATAAACTCAGGAGTAAGGAGTTTTTACAAAAAGAACTAAATCTGTGA
- a CDS encoding TIGR02757 family protein translates to MTIIKPCSPAQLRRLKPYLDLCVQNLETPDYIHNDPVSFVHAFEHKDDQELAGFFAAIMAWGRRDIVLAKVLDLLERMDYRPADFIRKYDYRSQSVFDGFKHRTFKPVDVHWLTKCLQEILHSYGSFEAFWKSCYQISQETGRELMAVFHHRFFDLHPNIPHRTRKHISNPEKNSAAKRLYMYLRWMIRRNSSVDIGIMNFMPPSELVIPLDVHSARQARVLGLLTRKTNDWKAAMELTEFARLLDPSDPAKYDYALFGIGVNKQRIPDEFVINPRFLK, encoded by the coding sequence GTGACCATTATAAAACCTTGTAGTCCTGCACAGCTTCGTCGCCTGAAACCCTACCTGGACTTGTGTGTGCAGAACCTTGAAACGCCGGACTATATTCACAATGATCCTGTTTCTTTTGTTCATGCATTTGAGCATAAAGATGACCAAGAGCTGGCTGGTTTTTTTGCGGCAATTATGGCATGGGGCCGGCGAGATATTGTGCTGGCGAAAGTGCTGGATTTACTGGAACGGATGGATTATCGCCCTGCCGATTTTATCCGAAAGTATGACTATCGCTCCCAATCTGTTTTTGATGGGTTTAAGCACCGCACTTTTAAACCGGTTGATGTTCACTGGCTCACCAAATGCCTGCAGGAAATTTTGCATTCCTACGGCTCGTTTGAAGCTTTCTGGAAATCCTGCTACCAAATATCTCAGGAAACCGGACGTGAGCTCATGGCGGTTTTTCATCACCGTTTTTTTGATTTACACCCCAACATTCCTCACCGTACCCGGAAACATATTTCCAATCCGGAAAAGAACAGCGCTGCAAAACGTTTATATATGTATTTGCGATGGATGATTCGCCGGAACAGTTCTGTGGATATTGGAATTATGAATTTTATGCCACCCTCCGAACTCGTTATTCCGCTTGATGTTCACTCGGCACGCCAGGCCCGTGTCCTGGGACTTCTAACCCGAAAAACCAATGATTGGAAAGCAGCCATGGAACTAACAGAATTTGCCCGGTTGCTTGATCCTTCAGATCCTGCCAAATATGATTATGCCTTATTCGGAATTGGTGTCAATAAGCAACGTATTCCTGATGAATTTGTGATCAACCCCCGGTTTTTGAAGTAA
- the rpsU gene encoding 30S ribosomal protein S21: MIGVNVKDNESIDRAINRFKKMVTRSRILNEYKERQQYTKPSEERREALKKSVREERRRQRDNY; encoded by the coding sequence ATGATCGGAGTTAACGTAAAAGATAACGAAAGCATTGATCGCGCGATTAACCGCTTCAAGAAAATGGTTACTCGTTCACGAATTTTGAATGAATACAAAGAACGGCAACAATATACCAAGCCGTCTGAAGAGCGAAGAGAAGCTCTGAAGAAAAGTGTTCGTGAAGAACGACGTCGTCAGAGAGATAACTACTAA
- the radA gene encoding DNA repair protein RadA, translated as MAKEKIRFECSNCEHVSPKWLGVCPVCGEWNTFTEKREKKKSSKKHKVEISESTSSEAVRLSEIGTEHQERISANLEEFDRVLGGGFVEGSFILLGGDPGIGKSTLMLQTAKNSENLKILYIAGEESGAQIKQRAQRIGLSGENLYISSDTDVQSVIHTARKLKPDLLVIDSIQTLFSDELTSLPGSIRQIRECSALLQQIAKKENITTLMIGHVTKDGDIAGPRILEHMVDTVLHFEGDKNHLYRLLRCVKNRFGPAQEVGVFEMKEGGLEEVTNPSELFLSDSDLEVSGNSIACVMEGTRPILVEIQALVSSSNYGTPQRTASGFDQRRLSLLLAVLEKRAGLYFGDQDVYLNVAGGLKITDPAADLAVVSALASSLNNEIVDRKKVFIGEVGLGGEIRNVSYLEQRIREAGKMGIQKVVMPKSGTAVQAKTELKSAATISELM; from the coding sequence ATGGCTAAAGAGAAAATTCGTTTTGAGTGCAGTAATTGCGAGCATGTTTCGCCCAAATGGTTAGGCGTTTGTCCGGTATGCGGCGAGTGGAATACATTTACCGAAAAGCGGGAGAAAAAGAAAAGCTCAAAAAAGCATAAGGTTGAGATTTCTGAGTCAACATCTTCTGAAGCAGTTCGGTTATCAGAGATTGGAACGGAGCACCAGGAGAGAATATCTGCGAACCTTGAAGAATTCGACAGAGTTTTGGGAGGAGGATTTGTTGAAGGCTCCTTTATTCTTCTTGGTGGCGACCCCGGAATTGGCAAAAGCACATTAATGCTTCAGACAGCCAAAAATAGTGAAAATTTAAAGATCTTATATATCGCAGGAGAGGAGTCCGGCGCGCAGATCAAGCAAAGGGCCCAGCGTATTGGTTTAAGTGGGGAGAATCTTTACATCAGTTCCGACACAGATGTGCAATCCGTAATTCATACGGCACGCAAACTGAAGCCAGACTTGTTAGTGATTGATTCGATTCAAACCCTTTTTAGTGATGAACTGACAAGTCTTCCCGGAAGCATCCGGCAAATACGTGAGTGTTCGGCGCTGCTTCAACAGATTGCTAAAAAAGAAAATATCACAACTCTGATGATCGGCCACGTAACGAAAGACGGAGATATCGCCGGGCCGAGAATTTTAGAACACATGGTGGATACCGTTCTCCACTTTGAAGGAGATAAAAATCATTTATACCGTCTTTTGCGTTGCGTAAAAAATCGATTTGGCCCGGCGCAGGAAGTGGGTGTTTTTGAGATGAAGGAGGGAGGACTTGAGGAGGTTACCAATCCTTCAGAGCTGTTCTTGTCTGATTCAGATCTGGAAGTGAGTGGAAATTCAATCGCCTGTGTGATGGAGGGGACAAGGCCTATCCTGGTAGAAATTCAGGCATTGGTTTCGTCAAGCAATTATGGAACGCCCCAGAGAACGGCCAGCGGATTCGATCAGCGGCGTTTGTCACTTTTGCTGGCAGTGCTTGAAAAAAGAGCAGGACTCTATTTTGGCGATCAGGACGTTTACCTGAATGTTGCCGGTGGTTTGAAAATAACGGACCCTGCGGCTGATCTTGCTGTAGTTTCTGCGCTTGCATCAAGCCTGAACAATGAAATTGTAGACAGGAAAAAAGTATTTATCGGCGAGGTCGGGCTGGGGGGAGAAATCAGGAATGTGTCTTACCTGGAGCAGCGAATCAGAGAGGCGGGAAAAATGGGAATTCAGAAGGTGGTAATGCCAAAGAGCGGAACCGCGGTACAGGCTAAAACTGAATTAAAATCCGCGGCTACGATCTCGGAACTGATGTAG
- a CDS encoding lysylphosphatidylglycerol synthase transmembrane domain-containing protein: MKYLAISIALSVISMGVVIYLTYTPGVLEHLKPKRLPGLGLAIVVTLLKVYFTAAKIRYLADKVIGKMAAVRIALTWDFASAVTPSTIGGAPVATYAMTREGIKLGQSSAIMLYSVLLDQFWYAMAVPILLISSMYLQVLPPEIGLVGNVTMILIYTGLLLYGALLAYGLLINPAVIKKVIEKIFKLPFLKKYADKVNAEADNLESYSRLLRKKPLTFVLKAFYLSTMTWLCKIALPVIVVLSLLPGDEILLILRSLAMNLAFLVIPTPGGSGGVEGLFAIFLGPLIDRKAFIGLAVFAWRIITYYSSIGLGIFAMLWYVNDSVNQKLAETDETKPTEI, encoded by the coding sequence ATGAAGTACCTTGCGATATCTATCGCATTGAGTGTGATCAGTATGGGGGTCGTTATTTATCTTACGTATACACCCGGTGTACTTGAGCATTTGAAGCCCAAACGGCTGCCAGGGTTGGGGTTAGCCATCGTTGTAACATTATTAAAAGTTTATTTTACAGCCGCTAAAATTCGATACCTGGCAGATAAGGTAATTGGGAAGATGGCAGCAGTTCGCATTGCCCTTACCTGGGATTTCGCCTCCGCTGTTACTCCTTCAACCATTGGGGGAGCTCCCGTAGCCACTTATGCGATGACGCGAGAGGGGATTAAACTCGGCCAATCATCTGCAATTATGCTTTATAGTGTGCTTTTAGATCAGTTTTGGTACGCGATGGCCGTTCCGATTTTGTTGATTTCGAGTATGTATTTGCAGGTTCTACCTCCCGAAATCGGGCTGGTTGGAAATGTAACCATGATTTTAATCTACACGGGCCTTTTGCTATATGGCGCTTTGCTCGCCTATGGATTATTGATCAATCCGGCAGTAATTAAAAAGGTTATTGAAAAAATATTCAAGCTGCCATTTTTGAAAAAGTATGCCGATAAAGTGAATGCCGAGGCCGATAATCTGGAGAGCTATTCCCGTTTGCTTCGCAAAAAACCACTCACATTCGTTTTAAAAGCTTTTTATTTATCAACCATGACATGGCTTTGCAAGATTGCGCTCCCCGTGATTGTAGTACTGAGTTTGCTGCCGGGAGATGAAATTCTGTTAATTCTGCGAAGTTTAGCCATGAATCTCGCTTTTCTTGTTATTCCTACTCCCGGCGGTTCTGGTGGAGTAGAAGGACTCTTTGCAATTTTTTTGGGTCCATTGATTGACCGAAAGGCGTTCATCGGTTTGGCCGTATTTGCATGGCGGATTATAACCTACTATTCAAGTATTGGCCTCGGAATTTTTGCGATGCTTTGGTATGTGAATGATTCGGTCAATCAAAAACTGGCTGAAACGGATGAGACAAAACCAACCGAGATATAA
- a CDS encoding class I fructose-bisphosphate aldolase, with translation MTLEKSSIEELLGNDADSLLSHVCKTIPKEKLHIPSPTYVDDVWYHSDRSNRVLQNLQRIINHGRLAGSGYLSILPVDQGIEHSAGASFAKNPAYFDPENIVKLAIEGGCNAVASTFGVLGSVSRKYAHKIPFLVKINHNELLTYPNKYDQIMFGSIDKAYDMGAAAVGATIYFGSDESSRQIVEVAQAFEYAHELGMATVLWCYTRNSAFKVDGIDYHASADLTGQANHLGVTIEADIVKQKLPTNNGGYLALNSGDSSYGKLDQRIYDELTTDHPIDLTRYQVANGYMGRAGLINSGGASGKDDFAQAVKTAVVNKRAGGMGLISGRKAFQRPMDEGVKLLNYIQDVYLNDEITIA, from the coding sequence ATGACACTTGAAAAATCAAGTATTGAAGAATTATTGGGGAACGATGCTGACTCCTTACTAAGTCATGTATGTAAAACCATACCAAAAGAAAAACTTCATATTCCATCACCAACTTATGTTGATGATGTTTGGTACCACTCAGACAGAAGTAATCGTGTACTGCAAAATCTGCAGAGAATTATCAATCACGGGAGACTTGCAGGTTCAGGTTATTTATCAATCCTTCCTGTAGATCAAGGTATTGAACACAGTGCTGGTGCGTCATTCGCCAAAAATCCGGCTTACTTCGATCCGGAAAACATTGTTAAATTAGCAATCGAAGGTGGATGTAACGCAGTTGCTTCAACATTTGGTGTTCTGGGTTCTGTATCCAGAAAGTATGCCCACAAAATTCCTTTCCTTGTAAAAATTAATCACAATGAGCTTTTAACATATCCAAACAAATATGATCAGATCATGTTTGGTTCTATTGATAAAGCTTACGATATGGGTGCTGCAGCTGTTGGTGCAACCATTTATTTTGGTTCTGATGAATCATCACGACAGATTGTAGAAGTTGCCCAGGCATTTGAATATGCTCACGAGTTGGGAATGGCTACTGTACTTTGGTGCTACACCCGAAACTCTGCATTTAAAGTTGACGGAATCGATTATCATGCATCTGCCGACCTTACCGGCCAGGCAAACCATCTTGGTGTAACCATTGAAGCTGACATCGTGAAGCAAAAACTGCCTACTAACAACGGCGGTTATCTTGCTCTCAATTCCGGTGATTCTTCATACGGTAAACTCGATCAAAGAATCTACGATGAATTGACAACAGATCACCCGATTGACCTGACCCGATACCAGGTAGCTAATGGCTACATGGGCCGTGCAGGACTGATCAACTCAGGTGGTGCATCCGGTAAAGACGACTTCGCACAAGCTGTGAAAACAGCTGTTGTAAACAAACGTGCCGGTGGAATGGGGCTTATCAGTGGCCGTAAAGCATTCCAGCGACCAATGGATGAAGGCGTAAAACTTCTCAACTATATTCAGGACGTATACCTGAATGACGAGATAACCATTGCATAA
- the dusB gene encoding tRNA dihydrouridine synthase DusB → MKIDQINLGNKPLLLAPMEDVTDSPFRQICRKRGASIVYTEFISSEAIIRDSDIAMHKMHFEESERPFGVQIFGGREEAMEGATKVAISNNPDLVDINFGCPVYKIVKKGAGSACLKDLDMMERMAGKVVDAAGDFPVTVKTRLGWDDRSIRIREVALMLQKLGVKALTVHARTRCQKYKGDAQWEYLKELKNTPGLEIPIIGNGDVTSPQLAKKMFDETGVDGVMIGRGAIGNPWIFEQTRHYLETGELLPDPTVKQRLAMCAEHLRFSVAHHGEQYGVIIMKKHYGQYLKGIRNSRQLRGQIMQEKEMQPILELLLNFKEEELYAVA, encoded by the coding sequence ATGAAAATCGATCAAATAAATTTAGGTAATAAGCCACTTTTGTTGGCCCCAATGGAGGATGTAACCGACTCTCCTTTTCGCCAGATTTGCAGGAAGCGGGGAGCATCTATTGTATATACGGAATTTATCAGCTCCGAAGCTATTATAAGGGATTCTGATATTGCCATGCACAAAATGCATTTCGAGGAATCCGAACGGCCATTTGGAGTCCAGATTTTTGGCGGACGTGAAGAAGCCATGGAGGGAGCCACAAAAGTAGCCATCTCTAATAATCCCGATTTAGTTGATATCAATTTTGGATGCCCGGTTTATAAGATTGTAAAAAAAGGTGCCGGTTCAGCTTGTCTTAAAGACTTGGACATGATGGAGCGAATGGCGGGAAAAGTTGTGGATGCCGCCGGAGATTTTCCTGTCACGGTAAAAACCCGCCTTGGCTGGGATGATCGTTCGATCCGAATCCGGGAAGTCGCCTTGATGCTCCAAAAATTGGGTGTGAAGGCTCTCACCGTTCATGCCCGAACCCGGTGCCAGAAATATAAAGGCGATGCCCAATGGGAATATCTTAAGGAATTAAAAAATACTCCCGGGCTTGAAATTCCTATCATCGGCAACGGGGATGTTACTTCACCTCAACTCGCCAAAAAAATGTTTGATGAAACCGGTGTTGACGGGGTCATGATCGGTCGCGGTGCTATTGGCAATCCGTGGATTTTCGAACAGACCCGCCACTACCTGGAAACGGGTGAACTCCTTCCCGATCCAACTGTTAAACAACGGCTTGCGATGTGCGCCGAGCATTTACGATTTTCTGTGGCTCATCACGGAGAGCAGTATGGCGTAATTATCATGAAAAAACATTATGGACAGTACCTGAAAGGAATCCGGAACAGCCGTCAGCTTCGCGGACAAATCATGCAGGAAAAAGAGATGCAGCCAATCCTGGAATTGTTGCTGAATTTTAAAGAAGAAGAACTATACGCCGTGGCATAG
- the serS gene encoding serine--tRNA ligase yields the protein MLDVTFIRENTDLVKTGMKNKGEPDTSIVDRVLQKDEEWRSVVTEVDNLRAESNQKAKKIGELMGQGKKEEAQKLIKETGDNKAEIKELEERLSVLQKERDDLLYQIPNVPDASVPVGHSEEDNEVFLTWGEQSGDDWKLPHWDIAEKKGWIDFERGSKVTGAGFPFYVGSMARLQRALINFFLNEASEHGYTELQAPYFVNEDSARGTGQIPDKEDMMYTIPRDGFFAIPTAEVPVTNFHRDEIFSQDDLPVYYTAYTPCWRREAGSYGKDVRGLNRLHQFDKVELVKIVHPDTSDDELESLREYAESLLKKLKLPYRTLLMCTGDMGFTQTKKYDLEVWSPGQKRWLEVSSCSNFGSFQARRMQLRFKNEKGKTEMLHTLNGSGLALPRIVASILETYQTEEGDVLIPEVLKPFMGVDQI from the coding sequence ATGCTTGACGTTACATTTATCCGGGAAAACACTGATCTGGTAAAGACAGGAATGAAGAACAAGGGAGAGCCGGATACATCAATTGTTGATCGGGTGTTGCAGAAAGATGAAGAATGGCGAAGTGTGGTTACCGAGGTTGATAACCTGAGAGCAGAAAGTAATCAAAAAGCCAAAAAAATTGGCGAGCTGATGGGACAGGGTAAAAAAGAAGAAGCCCAAAAACTCATCAAAGAAACCGGTGATAATAAAGCAGAGATAAAAGAGCTTGAAGAAAGGCTTTCCGTGCTGCAAAAAGAACGGGATGACCTGCTTTACCAAATACCCAATGTTCCGGATGCCTCTGTGCCGGTAGGCCATTCTGAAGAGGATAACGAAGTTTTTCTTACATGGGGTGAACAGTCCGGCGATGACTGGAAACTCCCTCATTGGGATATTGCTGAAAAAAAAGGCTGGATTGATTTTGAGCGGGGTTCAAAAGTAACGGGAGCCGGATTTCCTTTTTATGTAGGATCAATGGCCAGACTTCAGCGTGCTTTGATTAATTTCTTTCTGAATGAAGCCTCAGAACATGGATATACCGAATTACAGGCTCCTTATTTTGTGAATGAAGATTCAGCCCGGGGTACCGGCCAAATTCCCGATAAAGAAGATATGATGTACACTATTCCGCGGGATGGTTTTTTTGCCATTCCCACGGCAGAAGTTCCGGTCACCAATTTTCATCGCGACGAAATATTTTCTCAGGATGATCTTCCCGTTTATTACACCGCGTATACGCCTTGTTGGAGAAGAGAAGCCGGAAGCTACGGGAAGGATGTTCGGGGGCTGAACCGCCTGCACCAATTCGATAAGGTGGAGTTGGTAAAAATTGTTCATCCTGATACGTCAGATGACGAACTGGAATCTTTACGCGAGTATGCCGAATCTCTCCTCAAAAAACTGAAATTACCCTACAGAACTCTGTTGATGTGTACCGGAGATATGGGGTTCACTCAAACCAAAAAGTACGATCTTGAGGTTTGGAGTCCCGGACAAAAACGGTGGTTAGAAGTCAGTTCATGCTCCAATTTTGGTTCTTTCCAGGCACGGCGAATGCAACTCCGGTTTAAGAATGAGAAGGGAAAAACAGAAATGCTTCACACATTAAACGGATCGGGTTTGGCACTGCCAAGAATTGTGGCTTCCATTCTGGAAACGTATCAAACAGAAGAGGGCGATGTTCTTATTCCTGAGGTATTGAAACCCTTTATGGGAGTGGATCAAATCTAA
- a CDS encoding Lrp/AsnC family transcriptional regulator, whose product MTHHLDETDIKILNHLQENGRAQRNTIAEIVHLSVPSVSERMRKLEEKGLIVNYNAILDAKKFHFDITAFIFVEVDGSERYSEFVDHVTHHPEVMECHSITGDGSHILKVRTKNTESLEKFLSLIQTWEGVTRTRSNIVLSTFKETRKLPIEDAEDIKK is encoded by the coding sequence ATGACACACCACTTAGACGAAACAGACATAAAAATACTAAATCATCTGCAGGAAAACGGCAGAGCGCAACGAAATACTATCGCTGAAATCGTACATTTATCAGTGCCTTCAGTTTCAGAGAGAATGAGAAAACTTGAAGAAAAAGGGCTCATAGTAAACTACAACGCCATTCTTGATGCCAAGAAATTTCATTTCGATATAACGGCTTTTATTTTTGTTGAGGTAGACGGTTCTGAACGTTACTCCGAATTTGTAGATCATGTAACTCATCATCCGGAAGTAATGGAATGTCATTCCATCACCGGAGACGGTTCTCACATTCTCAAAGTTCGAACAAAAAATACCGAGTCTCTCGAGAAGTTTTTGTCGCTCATTCAAACCTGGGAAGGAGTAACACGCACGCGTTCCAATATTGTTCTGTCAACTTTCAAAGAGACCCGAAAACTACCGATAGAAGACGCTGAGGATATCAAAAAATAA